CGCGAATAACCCGCACTGGTCATTGGCTACGCAAACATTCGTTGGATGAGTTACCCCAGTTTGTCAACGTTTTACTCGGAGACATGTCAGTAGTCGGCCCGCGTCCGCCACTGTTCACCGAGGTCCAAGCATATGAGGGTCACACTCGCCGTCGTTTGCTGCTCAAACCCGGAGTGACTGGACTGTGGCAGGTCAGCGGCCGGTCAAACCTGGATTGGAAGGAAAGCGTACGCCTTGACCTGTACTACGCGGAGAACTGGACGGTACTGAGCGACCTGCGCATTATCTGGCGCACTTTCCACGTCATGATCAAACCCGAAGGAGCGTACTGATGAGTATTGCAGCCGATATTTCTGTTTACCCGGCATTACGCGTGGCCGTAGTCGGTGCCGGGTATTGGGGCCCTAATCTGGCCCGCAATTTTGCCATGAGCACCGAGTGGGAACTGGTGGCCATCTGCGACTTAGACCTCGAACGGGCCCAAAATTTAGCTCGCAAAACCGGAAACCCAGCCGTGGTTGGTTCACTCGATGAGCTACTCGCCGACTACGACATCGATGCCGTAGCTATCGCCACCCCGGCACATACCCACCACAAGATTGCCATGCAGGCGATTACTGCTGGCAAACACGTAGTGGTAGAAAAGCCACTGGCCGACAACAGCGCGCACGGCACCCAGATGGTCCAGTCAGCAGCCAACGCCGGAACCATACTCATGGCAGACCACACCTACTGCTACACCCCGGCAGTGCTCAAAATTCGTGAACTGTTAGCAGCCGGCGAATTAGGGGAGCTGCTCTATATCGATTCCACCCGAATCAACCTTGGCCTGGTTCAACCAGACGTGGATGTTTTCTGGGACCTTGCACCCCATGATCTGTCCATCCTGGACTTTGTCATTCCCGGCGGACTCAACACGCGCACCGTCACCGCTTTGGGCTCTGACCCATTGCATGCGGGCAAATCCTGTGTGGGTTATCTATCGATGGAATTGGAGAGCGGGATTCTGGCACATATTAATGTCAATTGGCTCTCTCCCACAAAGATTCGTCAGATGGTCATCGGTGGGAGCAAGAAAACCCTGGTGTGGGATGACTTGAACCCACAACAGCGACTCACCGTCTTTGACCGTGGAGTGGATCTGGATAGACAGAAAATGATTCGCTCCGATGCCGAAGACCGCAAAGGTGCCACGATTTCCTACCGGTTGGGAGACACCTGGTCACCGGCGCTCTCCGAATTCGAGCCACTGGGTCTGATGATTTCAGAATTTGCCGCCAGCATCAGGGGATCTCATCGGCCACCCACGGATGGGCTTTCGGCATTGCGCGTGCTCAAGGTGCTTGAAGCAGCTAACGACTCGTTGGCACAACGCTCCCACGGGGAGCAAACCAACAACAGCCAAACACTTGTGATGGAGAATCAACGATGAACGCAACGATCGAGTCCCTTGCCGGGAAAAAATTCTTAGTCACCGGAGGGGCCGGAACTATCGGTTCTGAGATTGTGGACCAGCTACTCGCCGCCGGAGCCGCACATATTGACGTATTAGATAATCTGGTTCGCGGAAGGCGCAGCAATATTGCCAAGGCTCTGGAAAGTGGCCGGGTCACCCTCTACGTAGGGGATATCACCGACCGCGAGTTGGTGCGCGAAGTGATGGTGGGCCAAGACATGGTCTTCCATCAGGCGGCCATTCGCATTACCCAGTGCGCCGAAGAACCACGTCTGG
The nucleotide sequence above comes from Glutamicibacter sp. B1. Encoded proteins:
- a CDS encoding Gfo/Idh/MocA family protein, translated to MSIAADISVYPALRVAVVGAGYWGPNLARNFAMSTEWELVAICDLDLERAQNLARKTGNPAVVGSLDELLADYDIDAVAIATPAHTHHKIAMQAITAGKHVVVEKPLADNSAHGTQMVQSAANAGTILMADHTYCYTPAVLKIRELLAAGELGELLYIDSTRINLGLVQPDVDVFWDLAPHDLSILDFVIPGGLNTRTVTALGSDPLHAGKSCVGYLSMELESGILAHINVNWLSPTKIRQMVIGGSKKTLVWDDLNPQQRLTVFDRGVDLDRQKMIRSDAEDRKGATISYRLGDTWSPALSEFEPLGLMISEFAASIRGSHRPPTDGLSALRVLKVLEAANDSLAQRSHGEQTNNSQTLVMENQR